From the genome of Hymenobacter cellulosilyticus, one region includes:
- a CDS encoding GMC family oxidoreductase, giving the protein MPDEETLEEGVLNPVKPEIQDPLLQSLLADTPLVETPIVPEPAPLEIPLPAQTVDCIVIGTGAGGAPLLARLAMAGLKVVALEAGPWHDPKKDFATDEKAQEFLFWNDERLSAGHDPVAFGKNNSGTGVGGSTLHYTAYTPRPQPEDLHLHRDFGVGQDWPFGYEELEPYFEELEQFLGISGPTPYPWGPARRKGYPLAPLPLNGAAQLMQRGCEALGIQTSPAANAALSARYYQEGVGWREACTNRGFCQAGCSTGAKASMDVTFLPLAAAHGADIRPNCYVTEIERDSTGKITGVIYQQNGQEQRLRCRHLFLCAGAVETPRLLLLNELALSSGHVGRNFMAHPGVQVFGTFAEEVRPFKGIPGSLISQDTFRPKDADFAGGYLLQSIGIMPVTFAGQVARGRKLWGGALRQYMQQYNHIAGINILGDCLPHADNFLELAEEKDARGLPKPRLHFTNHDNEIRMSAHAEKLMRQIWEAAGATDIWAFPRSAHVIGTARMGLSGDDAVVDANGKAFDVPNLYICDNSVFPSALSVNPALTIMALALRTADKFLENQK; this is encoded by the coding sequence ATGCCCGACGAAGAAACCCTGGAAGAAGGCGTGCTGAACCCGGTGAAGCCGGAAATTCAGGACCCGCTGCTGCAAAGCCTGCTGGCCGATACGCCGCTGGTCGAAACGCCCATCGTGCCCGAGCCGGCGCCCCTTGAAATTCCGCTGCCCGCCCAAACCGTGGACTGCATCGTCATCGGGACCGGGGCCGGCGGGGCGCCGCTGCTGGCCCGCCTGGCCATGGCCGGCCTGAAGGTGGTGGCCCTGGAGGCCGGTCCCTGGCACGACCCAAAAAAGGACTTTGCCACCGACGAAAAAGCCCAGGAGTTTCTATTCTGGAACGATGAGCGGCTTTCGGCCGGCCACGACCCGGTAGCCTTCGGCAAAAACAACTCCGGCACCGGCGTCGGCGGCTCCACGCTGCACTACACGGCCTATACCCCGCGCCCCCAGCCCGAAGATCTGCACCTGCACCGCGACTTCGGCGTGGGTCAGGACTGGCCGTTTGGGTACGAGGAACTGGAGCCGTATTTCGAGGAACTGGAGCAGTTTTTAGGCATTTCGGGCCCCACGCCCTATCCCTGGGGCCCGGCCCGGCGCAAGGGCTACCCGCTGGCTCCGCTGCCGCTCAATGGGGCCGCCCAACTCATGCAGCGCGGCTGCGAAGCGTTGGGCATCCAAACGTCGCCGGCGGCCAATGCGGCGTTGTCGGCGCGCTACTACCAGGAGGGTGTGGGCTGGCGCGAGGCCTGTACCAACCGCGGCTTCTGTCAGGCTGGTTGCAGCACCGGAGCCAAGGCCAGCATGGACGTAACCTTTCTGCCCCTGGCTGCCGCCCACGGCGCCGACATCCGGCCCAATTGCTACGTCACCGAGATTGAGCGGGACAGCACGGGCAAAATCACCGGGGTTATCTACCAGCAAAACGGGCAAGAGCAGCGCCTGCGCTGCCGCCACCTGTTCTTGTGCGCCGGGGCCGTCGAAACGCCGCGGCTCTTGCTGCTCAATGAGCTGGCCCTGAGCAGCGGGCACGTGGGGCGCAACTTCATGGCCCACCCCGGCGTGCAGGTGTTCGGCACGTTTGCTGAGGAAGTCCGGCCCTTCAAAGGCATTCCCGGCTCGTTGATTTCCCAGGATACCTTCCGGCCCAAAGACGCGGATTTTGCCGGTGGATACTTGTTGCAAAGCATTGGCATTATGCCAGTTACTTTTGCCGGGCAAGTGGCCCGGGGCCGCAAGCTGTGGGGGGGGGCGCTGCGGCAGTATATGCAGCAGTACAACCACATTGCCGGCATCAACATCCTGGGCGACTGTCTGCCCCACGCCGACAACTTTCTGGAGCTGGCCGAGGAAAAGGACGCCCGTGGCCTGCCCAAGCCCCGGCTGCACTTCACCAACCACGACAATGAAATCCGGATGAGTGCCCACGCCGAAAAGCTGATGCGGCAGATCTGGGAAGCGGCCGGCGCCACCGATATCTGGGCCTTTCCCCGCTCGGCCCACGTCATCGGCACGGCCCGCATGGGCCTCTCGGGCGACGACGCGGTGGTAGACGCCAACGGCAAGGCTTTCGACGTGCCCAACCTCTACATCTGCGACAACTCGGTGTTTCCCAGTGCCCTGAGTGTCAATCCGGCCCTGACCATCATGGCCCTGGCCCTGCGCACCGCCGATAAATTCCTGGAAAACCAGAAGTAG
- a CDS encoding gluconate 2-dehydrogenase subunit 3 family protein, protein MGGIRESARVMFGAPFEQLTGLQQDAVLQAVQNETAPGPIWDTLSANRFFEELLAEMTENYYAHPLAHEEIGYAGMADVPGWSKIGLNEKEDREPEEVS, encoded by the coding sequence TTGGGCGGTATCCGGGAAAGTGCCCGGGTTATGTTCGGGGCCCCGTTTGAGCAGCTGACCGGCTTGCAGCAGGATGCCGTACTGCAAGCCGTGCAAAACGAAACCGCGCCGGGCCCGATCTGGGATACGCTGTCGGCCAACCGCTTCTTCGAGGAGCTGCTGGCCGAAATGACCGAAAACTACTACGCCCATCCCCTGGCCCATGAAGAAATCGGCTATGCTGGCATGGCCGACGTGCCCGGCTGGTCGAAAATTGGCCTCAACGAGAAAGAAGACCGGGAACCGGAAGAGGTAAGCTAG